The stretch of DNA AGGCTATGGGTAAAAAGCTTATAGACAAGATGAATGCCCTAAAGGAGAAATTCATTGCGGGAGGAACAAAGAACGGACATCAAAAGAAGACACTGGATAAGATATGGGCCGACTGGGAAAAATTTGCTTCGTATGCATTTAATAAGTCTCATGCGACATGTTATTCTTGGGTTGCATATCAAACGGCCTGGTTGAAAGCAAACTATCCATCCGAATATATGGCTGCGGTTCTATCTCGGAACTTATCTAATATTACGGAAATAACTAAGTTTATGGATGAGTGTAAAGCCATGAATTTGAATGTTTTTGGTCCTGATGTGAATGAATCTTACCTTAAGTTCTCGGTGAACAAAGAAGGAGATATTCGCTTTGGTCTAGCAGCCGTGAAAGGTGTAGGAGAGGGGGCTGTAATGAATATCATAGAAGAAAGGAGAAATAATGGCCCTTTCAAAGATATCTTTGATTTCGTAGAGCGTATCAATCTTAGTGCATGTAATAAGAAGAACATAGAATCTTTAGCCTTGGCCGGAGCATTCGACAACTTTCCGGGAATGACTCGGGAGCAATTTTTTGGAATGAATGGAAAAGGTGAAACATTTATAGATATGCTTATTCGTTATGGAAATAAATTTCAGATAGATAAAAATCAAGCAGCAAACTCCCTGTTTGGAGACGATGCTTCGTTTGATATTGCTCGTCCCGAAATTCCAAAAGTAGAAAAGTGGTCAGATCTGGAACGTTTGAATAAAGAGCGGGAACTGATCGGTATCTATTTATCAGCCCATCCACTTGATGAATACAAGATCATCCTAAATTATGTATGTAATGTAGGTATGTCTGAAATAGAAGATAAGGATGCGTTGAAAAATAAAGAAGTTACTTTTGGGGGGATGGTCAGTGGAATGCGTGAGGGCATCACCAAAAATGGGAAGCCATATATGATATTGCGTATAGAGGATTTTACAGGTAGTGGAGAGATACCTCTTTTTGGCGATGATTATATCAATTTTAGCAAATATGGCCGTCCTGGTTTATATGTATTTGTAAGGGGGCGTGTCCAAGGGCGTAAGTACGATGCAAATCAGATGGAGCTAAAGATTAATTCAATTCATTTGTTGCCCGACATAAAAGATACCTTGGTAGAGAAGATAACTATTACATTGCCTCTGCATGACATGAATACTCAGATGGTAGAAGAATTATCAACTTTAACTAAAAACAATCCGGGTAATTCATTGTTATATTTTGAAGTAGTAGACGGAGAGCGAAATATGAAAGTAGACTTGTTCTCACGAAGCTATAAAATAAATGTAAAACAGGAACTTATTGATTATCTGGTAGAAAACGAAAGTTTTGTCTTTAAGGTAAATTGAAATTTTTATATCTAAAATAGATTATTTACCTTTGCAGAGGAAAAAATGAAATAGACTTAATATATAAAATATATAAACAAATAGACAAAAGTTATGGCTTTAGAAATTACAGATGCAAGTTTTGAGGATGTTCTAAAATCGGACAAGCCTGTCGTTATTGATTTTTGGGCAGAATGGTGTGGCCCATGTCGTATGGTCGGTCCAATTGTTGAAGAATTGGCCGGTGAATATGCCGATAAAGTAACCATTGGTAAAGTAGATGTGGATAACAATGACGAGATTACCTCTAAATATGGTATTCGTAATATCCCCACTATACTTTTTATTAAAAATGGTGAAGTGGTTGATAAACAAGTTGGTGCAGCACAGAAATCTGTTTTAGTAGACAAAATTGAAAATCTATTGAAATAAATTCTGATTTTCATAGAGTGTAATAATGAATTACAGATATTGACAGTAATTTAGATATTGAAGATATAAATAAGAAAGCCGTCTGATATTTTCAGACGGCTTTCTTTATTTTGAAGTGAATTCTAAAAATCAGCTTTTATTTTTTCGGATTCATAATTACTTCTATATGATTTCCTTGAGATACCAATTGTTTAGTTAAA from Dysgonomonas mossii encodes:
- the trxA gene encoding thioredoxin; translation: MALEITDASFEDVLKSDKPVVIDFWAEWCGPCRMVGPIVEELAGEYADKVTIGKVDVDNNDEITSKYGIRNIPTILFIKNGEVVDKQVGAAQKSVLVDKIENLLK